In the genome of Microtus ochrogaster isolate Prairie Vole_2 unplaced genomic scaffold, MicOch1.0 UNK38, whole genome shotgun sequence, one region contains:
- the Smim1 gene encoding small integral membrane protein 1: MQPQESGVRYSRWDNSNRDEVSMTAMSSTEEPSCYRRLSQKLCSGKLGIAMKVLGGVALFWIIFILGYVTGYYVHKCK; the protein is encoded by the exons ATGCAGCCCCAGGAGAGTGGTGTCCGCTACAGCCGGTGGGATAACAGCAACCGGGATGAAGTCAGCATGACTGCCATGTCCAGCACAGAGGAGCCCTCATGCTATAGGAG GCTCTCCCAGAAGTTGTGCTCGGGCAAGCTGGGGATCGCTATGAAGGTGCTGGGTGGAGTGGCCCTCTTCTGGATCATCTTCATCTTGGGCTACGTCACTGGCTACTATGTGCACAAGTGCAAATAA